The Streptomyces sp. 11x1 genomic sequence AGGCGGACGACCAGGGGTTTCGTCAACTGCACGCTGTCCAGGGCCCGCACGATCCCGTCGGCGACCGCGTCGCAGGCGGTGATCCCGCCGAAGACGTTGACGAGGACGGACTTCACGTCGGGGTCGGAGAGGATCACGGAGAGGCCGTCGGCCATGATCTGGGCGGAGGCGCCGCCGCCGATGTCGAGGAAGTCGGCGGGGCGGGCGCCGCAGCCCGCGACCACGTCGAGGGTGGACATGACGAGTCCGGCACCGTTGCCGATGACGCCGACCTCGCCGTCCAGTTTCACGTAGGTGAGGCCCCTGGCGGCTGCCGCCGCCTCCAGCGGGTCCTCGTGCGCGAAGCCCTCGTCGCCCAGACGGGTCTGGCGGAAACTCGCGTTGTCGTCGAGGGTGACCTTGCCGTCGAGGGCGAGGATGCGGCCCTGTTCGGTGCGGACGAGCGGGTTGACCTCGACGAGGAGGGCGTCCTCGCGGGTCAGCACCTGCCAGAGCCGCATCAGGACGTCGACGGTCTGCGGGGGCAGGCCCGCCGCCTCGGCGATCTCGGACGCCTTCGCGGAGGTGACGCCCTCGACGGGGTCGATCGGGATCCGGGCCACCGCCTCGGGCCTGGTCGCCGCCACCTCCTCGATCTCCATGCCGCCCTCGGCCGAGGCGATCGCGAGGAAGCGGCCGGCGGCGCGGTCGAGGACGTACGAGACGTAGAACTCGCTCTCGATCGCGACGGGTTCGGCGACCATCACCGTGCGGACGGTGTGGCCCTTGATGTCCATGCCGAGGATCTGCCGTGCGGTCAGTTCAGCGGCTGCGGGGTCGGCGGCGCGCTTCACCCCGCCCGCCTTGCCGCGTCCGCCGGTCTTCACCTGGGCCTTGACGACGACGCGTCCGCCGAGTCGGCGGGCGATCCCGCGGGCTCCCTTGGGCGAGTCGGTGACCTCCGCCCTCGGCACCGCTATGCCGTGTTCCTCGAAGAGTTCCCTTGCCTGGTGCTCGTACAGGTCCATTCCGGCTCCTGACTCAAAAGTGCCGCACGCCCCCTGGACACCACCCACCGGATGCGGGATAACAAGCTTCATACAGTATTCGTCGACTGTATGCAATGAACCGCGAGAGCACTCCAACCGCACCGAAGCCCCCTCGAAAAGCCTTCGAAAAGCCCTCAAAACCCTACGAAGGGACAGGACTTCGCCATGCCCGACGGCAACAGCCAGGACCTCATTTCCGGTGGTCACCTCGTCGCGAAGGCACTCAAAGCGGAGGGTGTGGAGGTCATCTACACCCTGTGCGGCGGCCACATCATCGACATCTACGACGGCTGCGTCGACGAGGGCATCGAGGTCGTCGACGTCCGTCACGAACAGGTCGCCGCACACGCCGCCGACGGCTACGCCCGCATCACGGGCAAGCCCGGCTGCGCGGTCGTCACCGCCGGCCCCGGTACCACCGACGCCGTGACCGGTGTCGCCAACGCCTTCCGCGCGGAGTCCCCGATGCTGCTGATCGGCGGCCAGGGCGCGCACACCCAGCACAAGATGGGGTCCCTCCAGGACCTGCCGCACGTCGACATGATGACGCCCATCACCAAGTTCGCGGCGACCGTGCCGGACACGGCCCGCGCCGCCGACATGGTGTCGATGGCGTTCCGTGAGTGCTACCACGGCGCCCCCGGCCCCTCCTTCCTGGAGATCCCGCGCGATGTCCTCGACGCCAAGGTGCCGGTGGAGAAGGCACGCGTCCCGAAGGCCGGCGCCTACCGGGCCTCGACCCGCTCGGCCGGCGACCCCGAGGCGATCGAGAAGCTCGCCGACCTGCTGGTGCACGCCGAGAAGCCCGCGATCCTGCTGGGCAGCCAGGTGTGGACGACCCGCGGCACCGAGTCCGCCATCGACCTGGTGCGCACGCTGAACATCCCGGCCTACATGAACGGCGCGGGACGCGGCACCCTCCCGCCCGGCGACCCCCACCACTTCCAGCTCTCCCGCCGGTACGCCTTCTCGAACGCCGACGTCATCGTCATCGTCGGCACGCCCTTCGACTTCCGCATGGGCTACGGCAAGCGGCTGTCGCCGGACGCGAACGTCGTCCAGATCGATCTCGACTACCGGACCGTCGGCAAGAACCGCGACATCGACCTCGGGATCGTCGGCGACGCGGGCCTCGTGCTCAAGTCGGTGACCGAGGCGGCCTCCGGACGCATCAACGGGGGCGCGTCGAAGCGCAAGGAGTGGCTCGACGAGCTGCGCGCCGCCGAGCAGACGGCCATCGAGAAGCGGCTGCCCAGCCTGAGGTCCGACGCCTCGCCCATCCACCCCTACCGGCTGGTCAGCGAGATCAACGACTTCCTCACCGAGGACTCGATCTACATCGGCGACGGCGGCGACATCGTCACCTTCTCCGGTCAGGTCGTGCAGCCCAAGTCACCCGGGCACTGGATGGACCCGGGGCCCCTCGGCACGCTCGGCGTCGGCGTCCCCTTCGTGCTGGCCGCCAAGAAGGCGCGGCCCGACAAGGAGGTGGTGGCCCTCTTCGGTGACGGCGCCTTCTCCCTCACCGGCTGGGACTTCGAGACCCTCGTCCGCTACGACCTCCCCTTCGTCGGCATCGTCGGCAACAACTCGTCCATGAACCAGATCCGCTACGGCCAGGCCCAGAAGTACGGCCCGGAGCGCGAGCGCGTCGGCAACACCCTCGGCGATGTCCACTACGACAGGTTCGCCCAGATGCTGGGCGGTTACGGCGAGGAGGTCCGCGACCCCGCCGACATCGGCCCCGCGCTCCGGCGCGCCCGTGAGTCCGGCAAGCCGTCGCTCGTCAACGTCTGGGTCGACCCGGACGCGTACGCCCCCGGAACCATGAACCAGACGATGTACAAGTGAGGTGCCCTCGATGACCCCCACCGCAGGAACGTCGACCAAGGCTCTCGAAGGCGTCCGCGTCCTCGACATGACGCACGTCCAGTCCGGCCCGTCCGCCACCCAACTCCTCGCCTGGCTCGGCGCGGACGTGGTGAAGCTGGAGGCGCCGACCGGCGACATCACGCGCAAGCAGCTGCGCGACCTCCCCGACGTCGACTCCCTCTACTTCACGATGCTCAACTGCAACAAGCGGAGCATCACCCTCAACACCAAGACCGAGCGCGGCAAGGAGATCCTCACCGAACTGATCCGGCGCTCCGACGTCATGGTCGAGAACTTCGGACCGGGCGCGGTGGACCGCATGGGCTTCACCTGGGACCGTATCCAGGAGATCAATCCGCGTATCGTCTATGCCTCCATCAAGGGGTTCGGGGACGGTCCGTACACCGACTTCAAGGCGTACGAGGTCGTCGCGCAGGCCATGGGCGGGTCCATGGCGACCACCGGCTTCGAGGACGGGCCGCCGCTGGCGACGGGGGCCCAGATCGGAGACTCGGGCACGGGCATCCATGCCGTGGCGGCAATCCTCGCGGCGCTGTACCAACGGGAGAGCACCGGGCGCGGCCAGCGGGTCAACGTGGCCATGCAGCACGCCGTCCTCAACCTCTGTCGGGTGAAGCTGAGGGACCAGCAGCGGCTGGCACATGGCCCGCTCCGTGAATATCCCAACGACGACTTCGGCGACGAGGTTCCCAGGTCCGGGAACGCGTCCGGCGGCGGCCAGCCCGGCTGGGCCGTCAAGTGCGCGCCGGGCGGCCCGAACGACTACGTCTACGTCATCGTGCAGCCCGTCGGCTGGCAGCCGTTGAGCGAACTCATCGGCCGGCCGGAGCTCGCGGACGACCCCGAGTGGGCGACGCCGGAGGCCCGGCTGCCCAAGCTCAACAAGATGTTCCAGCTGATCGAGGAGTGGTCGTCCACCCTGCCCAAGTGGGAGGTGCTGGAGCGGCTGAACGCGCACAACATCCCGTGCGGGCCGATTCTGTCCACCAAGGAGATCATCGAGGACGAGTCGCTGGTCTCCAACGAGATGGTCGTCACCGTGCCGCACCCCGAGCGCGGCGAGTTCGTGACCGTCGGCAGCCCACTGAAGCTGTCCGACTCCCCCGTGGACGTGACCAGTTCACCCCTGCTCGGCGAACACAACGAAGAGGTCTACGTCGGCGAGCTGGGGCTCGGCGACGAGGAGTTGCGCCTGCTCAAGTCGAACGGAGTGATCTGATTGATGGCCGAAGACCGGGGCGCGCGGGTGCGTGAGCTCCTCGACGCCGTACGGGCCGAGGGACGGAGCGCGCTGACCGCTCCCGAGGGCAAGGTGATCGCCGATGCGTACGGGATCGCCGTACCCGGCGAGGAGTTGGCGCGGGACGTGGAGGAGGCGGTGTCGTTCGCGGCGCGCTTCGGCGGACCGGTGGTGATGAAGATCGTGTCGCCGGACATCCTGCACAAGACCGACGCGGGCGGGGTGATCGTCGGGGTGGAGGGCGCGGCCGACGTACGGGCCGCGTTCCACACCATCGTCGACAACGCGCGCGCGTACGCGCCGGACGCCCGTATCGAGGGCGTCCAGGTGCAGGAACTGCTGCCGAAGGGGCAGGAGGTCATCGTCGGCGCGGTGACGGACCCGACGTTCGGCAAGGTGGTCGCGTTCGGGCTCGGCGGGGTGCTGGTCGAGGTCCTCAAGGACGTGACGTTCCGGCTCGCTCCGGTCGACGCGGACGAGGCGCTGTCGATGCTGGACTCGATCCGCGCGGCCGAGATCCTGCGGGGGGTGCGCGGGGCGCCCGCCGTGGACCGGTGGGCGATCGCCGAGCAGATCCGCCGGGTCTCCGAACTCGTCGCGGACTTCCCGGAGATCGCCGAGGTGGACCTCAACCCGGTGATCGCGACCCCGGAGGGCGCGGTCGCGGCGGACATCCGGGTGATCCTCACGGAGTCGGTGCCGAAGCCGAGGCGCACCTACACGCGGGACGAGATCCTGACGTCGATGCGCCGGCTGATGCAGCCCTCGTCGGTGGCGGTGATCGGAGCCTCCAACGAACAGGGCAAGATCGGCAACTCGGTGATGCGCAACCTCGTCGACGGAGGCTTCGCCGGCGAGATCCATCCGGTGAACCCCAAGGCCGATGACATTCTGGGGCGCAAGGCGTACAAGAGTGTCACGGACGTTCCCGGTGAGGTGGATGTGGCGGTCTTCGCGATCCCCGCCAAGTTCGTGGCCGCGGCGCTGGAGGAGGTGGGTCGCAAAGGCGTCCCCAACGCCGTTCTGATCCCGTCGGGTTTCGCCGAGACCGGCGAGCACGAGCTCCAGGAGGAGATCGTGGCGATCGCCGAGCGGCACGGCATCCGGCTGCTCGGACCGAACATCTACGGCTACTACTCGACCTGGCAGGACCTCTGCGCCACGTTCTGCACGCCCTACGACGTCAAGGGCGGGGTGGCGCTGACCTCGCAGTCCGGCGGTATCGGGATGGCCATCCTGGGCTTCGCGCGCACCACGAGGACGGGGGTGTCGGCGATCGTCGGCCTCGGCAACAAGTCGGACCTGGACGAGGACGACCTGCTGACCTGGTTCGGCGAGGACCCGCACACCGAGTGCATCGCCATGCACCTGGAGGACCTGAAGGACGGGCGGGCCTTCGTGGAGGCCGCGCGGGCGACCGTCCCGAAGAAGCCGGTCGTGGTCCTGAAGGCGGGCCGTACGGCCGCCGGGGCGAAGGCGGCGGGCTCGCACACGGGAGCGCTGGCGGGCGACGACGCCGTGTACGAGGACATCCTCAAGCAGGCCGGTGTCATCAGGGCGCCGGGCCTGAACGACATGCTGGAGTACGCGCGCGCGTTGCCGGTGCTGCCGGCGCCCCAGGGCGACAACGTCGTGATCATCACGGGGGCCGGAGGCAGTGGTGTGCTGCTGTCGGACGCGGTGACGGACAACGGGCTGACCCTGATGGAGATCCCGCCGGACCTGGACGCGTCGTTCAGGACGTTCATCCCGCCGTTCGGGGCGGCCGGCAACCCGGTCGACATCACCGGGGGCGAGCCGCCGTCGACGTACGAGGCGACGATCCGGCTGGGCCTTACGGACCCGCGCATCCACGCGCTCGTCCTCGGCTACTGGCACACCATCGTCACTCCCCCGATGGTCTTCGCGGAGCTCACCGCGCGCGTGGTGGCCGAGTTCCGCGAACGGGGCATCGAGAAGCCCGTGGTCGCGTCGCTCGCGGGTGACGTCGAGGTGGAGGAGGCCTGCCAGTACCTCTTCGAGCGGGGGGTCGTGGCGTACCCGTACACGACCGAGAAGCCGGTGGCGGTGCTGGGCGCGAAGTACCGGTGGGCGCGGGCGGCGGGGTTGCTGTGACGGGCGCGCCAGCTGCGGTACGGCCGGGGGTCCGGGGGGCGTCCCCCGGGCGTGACACAGCCCGCTGGGCGCGGGCCGCAGGGCTGTTGGGAGGCGGTCGATGAGCTGAGCGACGGCTCGAACCACGGGGCCTGCGGCGACCGCTCACCGCGGGCCCCGGCGCAGAGAAGCACGGACAGGGGGCGCTGGCCAGACTTCTTCCACGCGGAGGGTTCGATCGACATGGCAACAACTGACATCTCCACACCCGTCCCCTACCGGGAGGTGACGGACGCAGGCGGCCGGATGTACCGGATCGGCGAGTCCGACCTGGACATCATGGGGCGCAAACGCAAGTGGATGGTCATCCTGCCGTGGGTGGGCATGATGGGCATCAGCTCGGCGGAGTACGCGTTCGCATCCGCCGAGGAGACTCTGCACACGGCGCACAGCTGGAGCAACCAGCACATCTTCTGGATGCTGGGTGTCTGGGTGTTCTTCCAGGCCGCGGTGGCCTTCCCGGCGGGGAAACTCCGGGAGAGCGGCAAACTCCCCGCCCGCTGGGCGATGATGCTGGGCGCCGTCGGCACCCTGCTGGGGTACGTGTCCCTCGCGTTCGCACCGCACGTCGTCGTCGCGTACATCGGCTTCGGCATGTTCAGCGGCATGGGCGCCGGCATGGTGTACGCGACCTGCGTGAACATGGTCGGCAAGTGGTACCCCGAGCGCAAGGGCGGCAAGACCGGCTTCGTCAACGGCGGCTTCGCCTACGGTTCGGTGCCCTTCGTGTTCATCTTCACCGGGTACATGGACCTGACGAACTTCCGCTGGGTGCTCGTCTGTGTCGGTGTGTTCCTCGCGGCGGTCGTCGCCGTGGCGGGCTACTTCTTCCAGGACCCGCCGAAGAACTGGTGGCCGGCCGAGGTCGACCCGCTGCGCAAGCCGGACGACCCTCGCGCGCGGCGCGCGCTGGAGAAGAACCCGCCGGCCGTGAAGCAGTACACGCCGAGCGAGGCATGGCGGACGGGCCGGGTCGCGCTGATGTGGTTCTGTCTGCTGTGCACCTCGGGTGTGAACATCTTCGGCATCGCCTTCCAGGTGCCGTTCGGCAACGAGGCAGGCTTCGCGGGCGGGATCGTGGCCACGGCCATGTCCCTCAAGGCGATCGTCAACGGCACCGGGCGCGGCGTCATCGGCTGGCTCTCCGACCGCTACGGCCGCAAGCAGTGCCTGATCTTCGTCTGCATCGTGCTGGGTCTGTCCCAGTACGGCATCCTGTGGTCCGGCAACATCGGCAACCTGCCGCTGTTCCTGGTGTTCTCCAGCATCTCCGGCTTCGGCGGCGGCGCC encodes the following:
- the sucC gene encoding ADP-forming succinate--CoA ligase subunit beta — its product is MDLYEHQARELFEEHGIAVPRAEVTDSPKGARGIARRLGGRVVVKAQVKTGGRGKAGGVKRAADPAAAELTARQILGMDIKGHTVRTVMVAEPVAIESEFYVSYVLDRAAGRFLAIASAEGGMEIEEVAATRPEAVARIPIDPVEGVTSAKASEIAEAAGLPPQTVDVLMRLWQVLTREDALLVEVNPLVRTEQGRILALDGKVTLDDNASFRQTRLGDEGFAHEDPLEAAAAARGLTYVKLDGEVGVIGNGAGLVMSTLDVVAGCGARPADFLDIGGGASAQIMADGLSVILSDPDVKSVLVNVFGGITACDAVADGIVRALDSVQLTKPLVVRLDGNNAARGRAILDDRDHPLVHQATTMDGAARRAADLAHAN
- a CDS encoding thiamine pyrophosphate-binding protein, which codes for MPDGNSQDLISGGHLVAKALKAEGVEVIYTLCGGHIIDIYDGCVDEGIEVVDVRHEQVAAHAADGYARITGKPGCAVVTAGPGTTDAVTGVANAFRAESPMLLIGGQGAHTQHKMGSLQDLPHVDMMTPITKFAATVPDTARAADMVSMAFRECYHGAPGPSFLEIPRDVLDAKVPVEKARVPKAGAYRASTRSAGDPEAIEKLADLLVHAEKPAILLGSQVWTTRGTESAIDLVRTLNIPAYMNGAGRGTLPPGDPHHFQLSRRYAFSNADVIVIVGTPFDFRMGYGKRLSPDANVVQIDLDYRTVGKNRDIDLGIVGDAGLVLKSVTEAASGRINGGASKRKEWLDELRAAEQTAIEKRLPSLRSDASPIHPYRLVSEINDFLTEDSIYIGDGGDIVTFSGQVVQPKSPGHWMDPGPLGTLGVGVPFVLAAKKARPDKEVVALFGDGAFSLTGWDFETLVRYDLPFVGIVGNNSSMNQIRYGQAQKYGPERERVGNTLGDVHYDRFAQMLGGYGEEVRDPADIGPALRRARESGKPSLVNVWVDPDAYAPGTMNQTMYK
- the frc gene encoding formyl-CoA transferase, translated to MTPTAGTSTKALEGVRVLDMTHVQSGPSATQLLAWLGADVVKLEAPTGDITRKQLRDLPDVDSLYFTMLNCNKRSITLNTKTERGKEILTELIRRSDVMVENFGPGAVDRMGFTWDRIQEINPRIVYASIKGFGDGPYTDFKAYEVVAQAMGGSMATTGFEDGPPLATGAQIGDSGTGIHAVAAILAALYQRESTGRGQRVNVAMQHAVLNLCRVKLRDQQRLAHGPLREYPNDDFGDEVPRSGNASGGGQPGWAVKCAPGGPNDYVYVIVQPVGWQPLSELIGRPELADDPEWATPEARLPKLNKMFQLIEEWSSTLPKWEVLERLNAHNIPCGPILSTKEIIEDESLVSNEMVVTVPHPERGEFVTVGSPLKLSDSPVDVTSSPLLGEHNEEVYVGELGLGDEELRLLKSNGVI
- a CDS encoding acetate--CoA ligase family protein, which gives rise to MAEDRGARVRELLDAVRAEGRSALTAPEGKVIADAYGIAVPGEELARDVEEAVSFAARFGGPVVMKIVSPDILHKTDAGGVIVGVEGAADVRAAFHTIVDNARAYAPDARIEGVQVQELLPKGQEVIVGAVTDPTFGKVVAFGLGGVLVEVLKDVTFRLAPVDADEALSMLDSIRAAEILRGVRGAPAVDRWAIAEQIRRVSELVADFPEIAEVDLNPVIATPEGAVAADIRVILTESVPKPRRTYTRDEILTSMRRLMQPSSVAVIGASNEQGKIGNSVMRNLVDGGFAGEIHPVNPKADDILGRKAYKSVTDVPGEVDVAVFAIPAKFVAAALEEVGRKGVPNAVLIPSGFAETGEHELQEEIVAIAERHGIRLLGPNIYGYYSTWQDLCATFCTPYDVKGGVALTSQSGGIGMAILGFARTTRTGVSAIVGLGNKSDLDEDDLLTWFGEDPHTECIAMHLEDLKDGRAFVEAARATVPKKPVVVLKAGRTAAGAKAAGSHTGALAGDDAVYEDILKQAGVIRAPGLNDMLEYARALPVLPAPQGDNVVIITGAGGSGVLLSDAVTDNGLTLMEIPPDLDASFRTFIPPFGAAGNPVDITGGEPPSTYEATIRLGLTDPRIHALVLGYWHTIVTPPMVFAELTARVVAEFRERGIEKPVVASLAGDVEVEEACQYLFERGVVAYPYTTEKPVAVLGAKYRWARAAGLL
- a CDS encoding OFA family MFS transporter; translated protein: MATTDISTPVPYREVTDAGGRMYRIGESDLDIMGRKRKWMVILPWVGMMGISSAEYAFASAEETLHTAHSWSNQHIFWMLGVWVFFQAAVAFPAGKLRESGKLPARWAMMLGAVGTLLGYVSLAFAPHVVVAYIGFGMFSGMGAGMVYATCVNMVGKWYPERKGGKTGFVNGGFAYGSVPFVFIFTGYMDLTNFRWVLVCVGVFLAAVVAVAGYFFQDPPKNWWPAEVDPLRKPDDPRARRALEKNPPAVKQYTPSEAWRTGRVALMWFCLLCTSGVNIFGIAFQVPFGNEAGFAGGIVATAMSLKAIVNGTGRGVIGWLSDRYGRKQCLIFVCIVLGLSQYGILWSGNIGNLPLFLVFSSISGFGGGAIFPMFAAMTADYFGENNNASNYGLVYSSKLVSGLLGSGMGAVVVGAWDYAGAFVLAGSISLFAGCVAVFLHPPGRPRSKHIAPNPRPLGDEVA